From Qipengyuania psychrotolerans:
TGACGGGGTGAGTTGTTACAAATGCCCGAAATTTCCAATCAAAACCGGGAACCAAACGTTAAGTCAGCGTTTACGACGATCCGGACGATTCGGCCCATTTCACGGTCGCTGACAGGGGCTTAACGCCCTGCTAGGCCGCAAACATGACATCGGGCAGTACAGGGCGGCGAATCGGTTTGCTGGGCGGGAGCTTCAATCCTGCACACGGCGGCCACAGGCGGATCTCCCTGTTTACGCTTCACGCACTTGGCCTCGACGAGGTCTGGTGGCTCGTCTCTCCCGGCAACCCACTTAAACCTAGGGAAGGCATGGCGCCGCTCCAGGCGCGTTACGCGTCGGCAGTGCGGCAGGCGCGCCGGTCGCCGATTCGCGCTACGGTAATCGAGCGCGAGCTTGGTACGCGCTACACGGTCGATACGCTGGCTGCGATCCAGCGGCGCTACCCGAAACACGAATTCGTGTGGCTGATGGGGTCCGACAATCTCGCCCAATTCCACCTCTGGCGAGACTGGCGGGAAATCGCGCGCAGTATGCCGATTGCGGTAATCGCAAGGCCCGGCTATGATGGTGCTGCTATCGCAAGCCCCGCGATGGCCTGGCTGAGGCGATATCGTGTCTCAACCGCCAGTTTTGCAAAAGGGGGCGAATGGAGCGCACCGGCGCTGGTGACATTGCGTTTCGATCCCGATCCACGTTCGGCTACGGCGATTCGCCGCGCCGATCCCGATTGGGCAACGCGTCACGCCGGTAAATCCTTGAGAGACCAGGTGACACATCGTCCGATCCCAAGCGGGGAGGAAACGACTACGCCATGATGTGCGTTGTCTTTTCCATGCCTCGAACGCTTCCTTCGACCCATACATTCAGGAGTACAATGCACGCCTATGACACAGGCGCATACCGACCCGGCACGATCCGGGAACGACACCGCGAAGGTGGCCCGCATGGCTGATGCCGCAGGTGATCCACTGCTCGCACTCGTGCTCAAGCAGCTTGACGATGATCAGGCCCAGGAAGTCGTGACCGTTGACCTCGAGGGGAAGACGTCGATTGCCGATTACATGGTCATCGCGTCGGGCCGCTCGTCGCGCCAGGTCGCCTCGATGGCGCAGAAACTGGCGGAAACGCTCAAGAAAGAAGGCTTCGGACCAATCAAGCTCGAAGGGCTCCCTGCTGCTGACTGGGTCTTGGTCGACGCCGGTGACATCGTGGTGCATCTGTTCCGTCCGGAAGTCCGCAGCTTCTACAATCTGGAGCGTATGTGGGCCTTTGGCGACGCGCCCCCGGTGGCAGGGACGGCCTGACCGGCTTTGTGCTCGCGCAGCTTGGTGATCGTTTTGTCAGGCGCCGGGCATATCTCGAGGTGTATCCATCCTTCTTCACATCATCGCGCGCGGAAAGATTGCCCGGTCTCCCGAGGCTGATCTCGTCGCGCGTTACGAAAAGCGGCTGACCTGGCCGGTCAAGTTGACCGAATTGCCCGAGACCGGCGGGCGCATTCCCGAGCCGCAGGCACCGTACAAGACCGTCCTGCTGGATGAGCGCGGAAAGGACCTGCCGTCAGAGGAACTGGCCGAAACACTTGGGCGGTGGCGCGACGACGGGATGCGCGAATGCCGGTTTGTCCTGGGTGCCGCAGACGGTCATAGTCAGGCAGATCGGCGCAGCGCCGATCTTCTCCTGGCCTTCGGCAAAGCAACATGGCCGCACCTCCTGGCACGGGCGATGCTGGCGGAACAATTGTACCGCGCAACTACAATCCTTGCCGGACACCCCTATCATCGCAGCGGATGATGCGGCAGGTATGACGCCATGATCCGCGTTACTGCCTTGGCTCTGATTATCCTGCTTCTCGCAGCCATAGGGCTGCCCGGGCTGGCGATGCCGGGTTCGCAGGCAGTCGGCCAATATCCGGATGCTGCTGAGGCCCGGGAAGCGCTGGAAGCGGCGCGTCAACAGCAACGCAACGCACGCGCCCGGGCCGAGCGGCTGGAGAGGCAATCCAGGCAATCCGAAAAAACAGCTGAAACCGCACTGGGCAATGCTGCCCTACTGGCTGCGCGGGTACAGCAATCCGAAGCTGCAATTACTGCCGCCGAGGCTGAACTCGCGATCGTTTCGGCTCAGCGCAGCACGCTGGATCGGCAGCTGGCCCGCAAACGTGAGCCGCTGATGCGCCTCACCGCTGCGCTCCAAACGATGTCGCGCCGCCCACTGGCGCTGGCGGCCCTTCAGCCCGGGTCACTCGAAGATGTCGTGCATACCCGGGCTGCTCTTTCCGCAGCCATGCCGGTTGTGCGCAAGCGGACAGAAGCCTTGCGCGGCGATCTGTCTCGGGCGCGCGCATTGGAAGATCAGCGCGCATCATCGCTCCGAAACCTGCGTTCTGCCGAGGAAGACCTCAAGGAACGCCGCAGCGACCTTATCGCATTGGCACAGCGTGAGAGAATTCGCTCGCAGCAAGCCTCCGGCGGCGCATCGCGCGAAGCGGAAAGAGCGCTCGTCCTGTCCGAAGAAGCGCGCGATCTGGATGCTTTTGTCGGCCAGTTGGAACAGGCAGGCTCGATCCGCTCCCGCCTCGCCGCCTTGCCCGGTCCGGTCCTGCGCCCCTCGAGCGGCGGTGACGCCAGCGCGCCTGCCAAAGCTCCGGTGCCATCACCGACACCCAGCGCCACGGCCCCGCCGAATCGCTATATCCTGCCGGTGGCCGGAACTGTGGTCGCCGGATTCGGAGAAGCCAGCGTCGCCGGTTCGCGGACATCCGGAATTGCCCTCGCGTCCCGACCGGGCGCGCAGGTTGTCTCTCCGGGTGAGGGACGTGTGGCATTTGCCGGGCCTTACCGGGGGTTCGGTCAAATCATCATCGTCGAGCATGACAATGGCTGGACCAGCCTCGTGACAGGATTGGGCGATGTGTCGGTTGCGGTGGGTCAGACTGTCACGGCAGGCTCTCCCCTGGGAAGTGCAGCTGCGAGTCGTCCGGAGGTTACGCTCGAACTGCGAAAGAACGGCGATCCGGTGAACCCGCTCGACCATCTGCGCTAGGCCGTCCGTCGAATTCCAGGCGAAATCGGCACGTGATCCGGCTCAGCTTTCATTCACCGCTGTTGCGTTATACACTGCTGGCAAGCTTGAAGGATTTCGACCGATGAAGATCGCCGCACTGGCCCGTTCTGCCGCTCTCGTGACTGCTGTCGCACTGATTCCTGCGACTACCGTAGGATTTGCCCGCGTCGAAGCGAGTGCCGGGCCGGAATTTGGCAAGTTGTTCGCCGTCTACCAGCGGATCAAGGCCAGCTATGTCGAGCCGGTCGAGGACGATGTGCTCATCAACGGCGCCATCGACGGCATGCTTGCAGCGCTCGATCCGCATTCGGGCTATCTCGACGGATCGGATCTCCAGCGCCTCGAAACGATGATCGACGGCAATTATTCCGGCCTCGGCCTCTCCGTTGTCAGCGATGACGGCGCGGTGAAGGTTATTTCGCCGTTCCGCGGCAGCCCGGCAGACGAAGCGGGCATGAAGGCGGGCGATTACATCACCCATCTCGACGGTGAACTGATCTACGGCCTGGAGCTCGACGAAGCCGTGTCGCGGATGCGCGGGAAGGCCGGAACCGCTATCCGGCTAACCGTTTTCCGTCCCGGCCGCGACGAACCATTCGACGTCAGCGTCACACGCGGTGTGATTGAGCTTGAACCGGTGACGTGGGAACTGAAGGACGGCAACGTCGGCCACATCATGATCAACGAATTCTCGCGCGATGTGGGCAGCGATGTCTATACCGGCTGGAAAGACCTGCAGAAGCAGGCCGCCGGCCGCTTGAGCGGGCTTGTTCTCGACATGCGTTCCAATCCGGGCGGCTCGCTCGACGAGGCTGTCGCGCTGTCGGACTTGTTCCTTTCGGAAGGACAGATCGTGTCGCAGCGCGGCCGCGCACGCGGCGAATCGATCAGCTATGATGCTGAAACCGTGTTCCGCGGCGATATTGCCGAAGGGCTTCCCATCGTGGTCCTGATCGATGCGGGCTCCGCTTCGGCCAGCGAAATTGTTGCGGGCGCCCTGCAAGACCACCGCCGCGCGGTGATCATGGGCGAGCGCAGCTTCGGCAAGGGCAGTGTGCAGACACTCCTGCCGCTGGGCCGCGATGCCGCCCTCAAGCTGACGACTGCACGCTATTACACGCCTGCGGGCCACTCGGTGCAGGAAGGCGGGATCAAGCCCGATATCGCCGTTCCCCAGCTTTCGGATCCCGACCTTGCAAAGCGCAATAAGTTCATCATGCGCGAAAGCGATCTGCGCGGCCATCTGATCAACGAACTCGGCATTGATGACGAGGGTATGGAAAGCGACAAGCGCGACGATCCGCGCTTCAAACTGACCGCCGCCGAACTTGAAGAGCAGGGCATCGAAGACTTCCAGTTGCACTACGCGCTGCAAACGCTGCGCCGCACTGCTCCGAGTTCAGTTGCTGTGCGCAAGAAGTAAGACTAGCAGTCACCACGAATGACTGACCTGCCTTCTGTGCGGCTGGCCCAAAGGCTGGCACTGGCCCTGCCTGCGGCATTGCTCGCTGGCGCGTATATTTCCCAATATGGCTTCGGGCTTTTCCCGTGCGAGATGTGCTGGTGGCAGCGCTGGCCCCATTTCGCGGCGCTGGCGTTTGCGGCGCTTTCGTTCCTAGCGCCGCACAAGAAACTCCTCATCGCCTGGGCCGCTGGTGGTTTGCTGACGTCCGGCGCGATCGGCTTTTTTCACGCAGGCGTAGAGTACGGGCTCTGGGAGGGCGTGACGTCCTGTGCCGCGATCGCACTCCCCGAAAACGGG
This genomic window contains:
- a CDS encoding nicotinate-nucleotide adenylyltransferase, which gives rise to MTSGSTGRRIGLLGGSFNPAHGGHRRISLFTLHALGLDEVWWLVSPGNPLKPREGMAPLQARYASAVRQARRSPIRATVIERELGTRYTVDTLAAIQRRYPKHEFVWLMGSDNLAQFHLWRDWREIARSMPIAVIARPGYDGAAIASPAMAWLRRYRVSTASFAKGGEWSAPALVTLRFDPDPRSATAIRRADPDWATRHAGKSLRDQVTHRPIPSGEETTTP
- the rsfS gene encoding ribosome silencing factor — its product is MADAAGDPLLALVLKQLDDDQAQEVVTVDLEGKTSIADYMVIASGRSSRQVASMAQKLAETLKKEGFGPIKLEGLPAADWVLVDAGDIVVHLFRPEVRSFYNLERMWAFGDAPPVAGTA
- a CDS encoding 23S rRNA (pseudouridine(1915)-N(3))-methyltransferase RlmH yields the protein MLLHIIARGKIARSPEADLVARYEKRLTWPVKLTELPETGGRIPEPQAPYKTVLLDERGKDLPSEELAETLGRWRDDGMRECRFVLGAADGHSQADRRSADLLLAFGKATWPHLLARAMLAEQLYRATTILAGHPYHRSG
- a CDS encoding murein hydrolase activator EnvC family protein; translation: MIRVTALALIILLLAAIGLPGLAMPGSQAVGQYPDAAEAREALEAARQQQRNARARAERLERQSRQSEKTAETALGNAALLAARVQQSEAAITAAEAELAIVSAQRSTLDRQLARKREPLMRLTAALQTMSRRPLALAALQPGSLEDVVHTRAALSAAMPVVRKRTEALRGDLSRARALEDQRASSLRNLRSAEEDLKERRSDLIALAQRERIRSQQASGGASREAERALVLSEEARDLDAFVGQLEQAGSIRSRLAALPGPVLRPSSGGDASAPAKAPVPSPTPSATAPPNRYILPVAGTVVAGFGEASVAGSRTSGIALASRPGAQVVSPGEGRVAFAGPYRGFGQIIIVEHDNGWTSLVTGLGDVSVAVGQTVTAGSPLGSAAASRPEVTLELRKNGDPVNPLDHLR
- a CDS encoding S41 family peptidase translates to MKIAALARSAALVTAVALIPATTVGFARVEASAGPEFGKLFAVYQRIKASYVEPVEDDVLINGAIDGMLAALDPHSGYLDGSDLQRLETMIDGNYSGLGLSVVSDDGAVKVISPFRGSPADEAGMKAGDYITHLDGELIYGLELDEAVSRMRGKAGTAIRLTVFRPGRDEPFDVSVTRGVIELEPVTWELKDGNVGHIMINEFSRDVGSDVYTGWKDLQKQAAGRLSGLVLDMRSNPGGSLDEAVALSDLFLSEGQIVSQRGRARGESISYDAETVFRGDIAEGLPIVVLIDAGSASASEIVAGALQDHRRAVIMGERSFGKGSVQTLLPLGRDAALKLTTARYYTPAGHSVQEGGIKPDIAVPQLSDPDLAKRNKFIMRESDLRGHLINELGIDDEGMESDKRDDPRFKLTAAELEEQGIEDFQLHYALQTLRRTAPSSVAVRKK
- a CDS encoding disulfide bond formation protein B; amino-acid sequence: MTDLPSVRLAQRLALALPAALLAGAYISQYGFGLFPCEMCWWQRWPHFAALAFAALSFLAPHKKLLIAWAAGGLLTSGAIGFFHAGVEYGLWEGVTSCAAIALPENGESALDAIMNSPLVRCDEAPWTLFGISLAGFNFLFSTIGGLAIFRLLAKDKAA